The genomic window ACAGATATTGAAAGAATCACATTCTTTATATATCTATCACTGCAGACTTATTTGCACcaacaattttattttctacttcaTCTGTTTGGAGACAATTTCATCAAATTATTGTGACTTTTGATTAGAAACAGATCTAGTTTTTAGGCATCAATCCtctcaacaaaatacaaacaatctATTTTGCAGTTGCTAATTAATAAGAATTACCAAGATATTATTAAGAACCAAAATAACTATTCTTAACTAAGAATGAGTCAAAGGCCTTTTCTACGTACCTCCACAAATAGATGTAAAGAAGTTTACATAGATGCGCCTCCAAGATTGTTAGCAACCTCATAAGTTTCATCACTCcactcctccatgtcagccacTCTGCTCCATCTCCTCACATCCTGtccatatttcttttaaataagaAACAATCAAATTTTGCTTCTAGCCAGAGCAGACCTGCCATTGCAATATATCAACAATGATGTCACCTTGGAGAGCTTCCTAGCCTCATATTTAGTTTGGTTTCATGTGacatagtcagtgtctttactTGTAATCAGTTTGCCTTAATTTCTTTGTGCGAATTGTCTTGGGTCTGTCTTTTGTTCCTTCATTTACAAGTGAGTACAGAGTACTTATTTAGAGGGGATAAAAGACTCTCTAAGAGCTGCTGAATCATGCTACTGCTGGCTTCAGCTTCACACCAGAAGTTCTCATCACAGTTTATTTCTAAGAATATGCTGCCATAATCCTTTGTATATTCAGCatataacaataacacaaaAGAGTCACAATCATTTCCAGTGAACACAGAACAGGACAGTGTACTAACCTGTTGGTATTAGAGTCTCTAATGGAAGACGTATAAAGACAACCTCCAGTTTTTGACCCAGATACATGGATCTTTATCTGTAACACAATACAAATTCAACATCAAGATCAGTGTCATATGATATATATGGAAGAAAGCTTAAAACTATTgcctttctcttctttcctcttttatcCCTTGTTTTATTGCTCAGTTAGGGTTAGCTTGTCCTATCAGGGTGTAAAACCTGGGCTAGAAAGGTGTCAGGCCACTCTCATCCACATGTGCAGGTAGAGTCAATGCAGCTACAATATATAGCCCATAAATCATGACACTTGAGAGGCAGTATCAATCCAACATAGATCTTTTGGAGAGTTGCACACAGTACCTGTGCAGTGTCCTGATCTACACGGTTGTGTCTGTCAGTCAGATGGATGTTGTAGACTTTTAAAGGTGGGACACCTAGGCTTTCCAGGGCAGTAGGACATGCTTCCAACTTCTGCATAGCCAGTCTGTGCCAGTCTGACCCAGTGAACTTCTCTatttgaaaagaagaaataaaattacaaatagaaagtgttaaataataataacaataattaaaaaaagaataatcacaataacaataataattagtAAAGGTAAAAGTATTTCTTATTCTCAAGAATGCCATATGAAACCAGTGAAATTATCAGATGAGAAGTACACAATGAGAGCAGTTGAAGAGTTAGCCTGTATGTTGACGTGTTGTTATTCATTGTGAAAGGAAGCTCTAAATATTAGGGTGGTACCTCACACCCACAAGTCAAATCTACCAGCAGCATGACTTGGAAAACCTTACCTGTGAAAACCTGGAGACAACCAATCATGCTTATTATGAAAAAGTCTCACATGCACCCAATGAACTGTAGTCCACAACCCATCATAAGGTGTGCTGGAGAGTCTATTGTTGCTTGCAGAGGGGAAGAAGGTTGGTGTGAACTGCAGGTTGTGCTGTGACATTTTCTGCTGTGTAAAGTGTTGCCTGTCCAAGTACTGCTCGTTTGACATTGCCACCCTCTCCAGAATACTTCTGTTTGGTTGCAATGAGAGATTAAGAGGAGAATACAGTGGGTCATTTAGAGCCATGCTAAATACCCAAGCTGTGTAGCATCTCAGGTCGAAATTGTGGGACTTGCCAAAATGAGAGCAGTGGTAAACTGGTAAGCTCTTTGACAGCTGAGCAGGGAGAAATCCATGTGGTGATTGTGTCCGTTTCTTAAAACTCATGCAATTGGACagggcgctatacaaataaaattgaattgaattgaattgattgtGGAGTCTAAAAGGAGGAAGTCCAGGTTGTAGCCTGTCATCACAATGAGCCAGGCAATTTGGGTTCGGCAGCTGATTGGCTTCAGAAGTGCAGCATGGCCAACATGAGAGTGAAAT from Paralichthys olivaceus isolate ysfri-2021 chromosome 16, ASM2471397v2, whole genome shotgun sequence includes these protein-coding regions:
- the coa1 gene encoding cytochrome c oxidase assembly factor 1 homolog isoform X2 encodes the protein MRVSTSHLQQLAIFTTVLTGGGVGTMYYLLQKKFTGSDWHRLAMQKLEACPTALESLGVPPLKVYNIHLTDRHNRVDQDTAQIKIHVSGSKTGGCLYTSSIRDSNTNRNMDRM